A genome region from Stenotrophomonas maltophilia includes the following:
- the rpsO gene encoding 30S ribosomal protein S15, with the protein MSIDTQKVIEDNKRSSADTGSPEVQVALLTARIELLTGHFKTHKKDHHSRRGLLQMVNRRRSLLDYLKKKDVERYKALIEKLGLRR; encoded by the coding sequence ATGTCGATCGACACCCAGAAGGTCATTGAAGACAACAAGCGCAGCTCGGCTGACACCGGCTCCCCGGAAGTCCAGGTGGCCCTGCTGACCGCCCGCATCGAGCTGCTGACCGGCCACTTCAAGACCCACAAGAAGGACCACCACAGCCGCCGCGGCCTGCTGCAGATGGTCAACCGCCGTCGCAGCCTGCTCGACTACCTGAAGAAGAAGGACGTCGAGCGTTACAAGGCCCTGATTGAAAAGCTTGGCCTGCGTCGCTAA
- a CDS encoding winged helix-turn-helix domain-containing protein, with protein MDTLRLLDLDIDRSAQRVSRNGEILPVSGLSWTLLDVLLQHGNDVVDFDTLAAQVWAPAVVGEDAVSQRVKLLRQALGDDSRRPRYIRSVRGRGYQLCASPLPASVPPAPSSRARRLGWGVAAVAVLGVVATLLLWPRSTPQGAGQSLLQRAEYYAGIGQASNNRVAITLYRQALQADPESTPARRGLSRALAAQGCLFNGTPEQLREALALAEQELQRTPGDAAAHALWGYAQDCIGDMRQAITGYSRAIELEPGDERSRASLAYLQQERGQLATALQANLSLKAPERIRFRDVQVARELELLGFTQAAADRHARNFQLYPDNVFSNIAWPRSLYLAGAPQRARQALDEALARGTPHPQLLRLQGELALLAGDAAGAADAFERGRQLRPQQSLGQTLAALHGAQAADATWIDQRLQQLATSAGAGDGWPDAALERALLLQAQGHAGDAVTALQQAVDDGFRDVAWLRATPLFVRLRSAPGWPALLQRLDADIARQRAQVLAASWRPDDLAALSAAPAAETR; from the coding sequence ATGGACACCCTGCGCCTGCTCGACCTGGATATCGATCGCTCGGCGCAACGCGTCAGTCGCAACGGCGAGATCCTGCCCGTCAGCGGCCTCAGCTGGACCCTGCTCGACGTACTCCTCCAGCACGGCAACGACGTCGTGGATTTCGACACCCTGGCCGCCCAGGTCTGGGCACCGGCGGTGGTCGGCGAGGATGCGGTCAGCCAGCGGGTGAAGCTGCTGCGGCAGGCCTTGGGCGATGACAGCCGGCGCCCGCGCTACATCCGTTCGGTACGTGGTCGTGGCTACCAGCTGTGTGCGTCGCCGTTGCCGGCCAGCGTGCCGCCTGCGCCATCCTCGCGCGCCCGCAGGCTCGGCTGGGGCGTGGCGGCTGTCGCGGTGCTGGGCGTGGTGGCCACGCTGCTGCTGTGGCCCCGGTCGACGCCACAGGGGGCAGGGCAGTCGCTGCTGCAGCGCGCCGAGTACTACGCGGGGATCGGCCAGGCCAGCAACAACCGCGTGGCCATCACCCTGTACCGGCAGGCGCTGCAGGCAGATCCCGAATCCACGCCGGCACGGCGCGGCCTGTCCCGTGCGCTGGCGGCGCAGGGCTGCCTGTTCAACGGCACGCCCGAGCAGCTGCGCGAGGCGCTGGCATTGGCCGAGCAGGAGCTCCAGCGCACACCCGGCGATGCCGCCGCGCACGCTCTGTGGGGGTATGCGCAGGACTGCATTGGCGACATGCGCCAGGCGATCACCGGCTACAGCCGCGCGATCGAACTCGAGCCGGGCGACGAGCGTAGCCGCGCATCGCTGGCCTACCTGCAGCAGGAACGCGGCCAGCTCGCCACGGCGCTGCAGGCCAACCTGTCCCTGAAGGCGCCCGAGCGCATCCGCTTCCGTGACGTGCAGGTCGCGCGCGAGCTCGAACTGCTCGGCTTCACCCAGGCGGCCGCGGATCGCCACGCGCGCAATTTCCAGCTGTATCCCGACAACGTGTTCTCCAACATCGCCTGGCCGCGCAGCCTGTACCTGGCCGGCGCGCCACAGCGGGCCCGGCAGGCGCTGGATGAAGCGCTCGCGCGTGGCACGCCGCATCCGCAGCTGCTGCGCCTGCAGGGCGAACTGGCGTTGCTGGCCGGCGACGCTGCAGGCGCCGCCGACGCGTTCGAGCGTGGCCGCCAGCTGCGGCCGCAGCAATCGCTGGGCCAGACCCTGGCGGCGTTGCATGGCGCGCAGGCTGCGGACGCCACCTGGATCGACCAGCGCCTGCAGCAGCTCGCTACCAGCGCGGGAGCGGGCGACGGCTGGCCCGATGCGGCGCTGGAGCGGGCGCTGCTGCTGCAGGCCCAGGGCCATGCAGGCGACGCGGTGACGGCACTGCAGCAGGCGGTCGATGACGGCTTCCGCGACGTGGCGTGGCTGCGTGCCACGCCGCTGTTCGTCCGCCTGCGCAGCGCGCCCGGCTGGCCGGCCCTGCTGCAGCGCCTGGACGCCGACATTGCCCGGCAACGTGCGCAGGTGCTGGCCGCCAGCTGGCGACCCGACGACCTGGCCGCGCTCAGCGCAGCGCCGGCAGCAGAAACTCGGTGA
- a CDS encoding serine hydrolase domain-containing protein: protein MRSILPALTLLCAICSQPFAARATPPDQPRLQALQQAIASDELKQIRSVLLQVDGKVVYEGYFNGADAQTLHDVRSASKGVTALLVGAAIGEGTLPGVQARVYDYFPTFTAQHAVDPRLRATTVQDLLTMSSLWECDDENPFSAGHEERMYVSEKWLDFTLGLPVKGFAPWMQRPEDSPHGRAFAYCTANPFVLGAVLEKASGQPLADYAARVLERPMGITRSQWNRSPEGIGMGGGGTRYRTQDLARFGQLVLDGGRWQGRQLVPKDYIEAMVRPQTSTSDGSDYGYQWWGLKLDVQGSPRTVWAMSGNGGNYVFVLPEQRVVAVVTSQAFNRNFAHPQSRRILTEFLLPALR, encoded by the coding sequence ATGCGTTCGATCCTGCCTGCCCTCACCCTGCTCTGCGCCATCTGCAGCCAGCCCTTCGCTGCCCGCGCCACCCCACCGGACCAGCCCCGTCTGCAGGCCCTGCAGCAGGCCATCGCCAGCGATGAACTGAAACAGATCCGCAGCGTGCTGCTGCAGGTCGATGGCAAGGTCGTCTACGAGGGCTACTTCAACGGTGCCGACGCGCAGACCCTGCACGACGTGCGATCGGCCAGCAAAGGCGTGACCGCGCTGCTGGTCGGTGCAGCCATTGGCGAAGGCACCCTGCCCGGCGTGCAGGCCCGGGTGTATGACTACTTCCCGACGTTCACTGCCCAGCACGCGGTCGACCCGCGCCTGCGTGCCACCACCGTGCAGGACCTGCTGACCATGAGCAGCCTCTGGGAGTGCGATGACGAAAACCCGTTCTCGGCCGGCCACGAGGAACGCATGTACGTGTCCGAGAAGTGGCTGGACTTCACCCTGGGCCTGCCGGTGAAGGGCTTCGCGCCGTGGATGCAGCGGCCGGAGGACAGCCCGCATGGGCGCGCGTTCGCCTACTGCACCGCCAATCCGTTCGTTCTGGGCGCGGTACTGGAGAAAGCCAGCGGCCAACCGCTGGCCGACTACGCCGCGCGCGTCCTGGAGCGACCGATGGGCATCACCCGCAGCCAGTGGAACCGCTCGCCGGAGGGCATCGGCATGGGCGGCGGCGGCACCCGCTACCGCACGCAGGACCTCGCCCGCTTCGGCCAGCTGGTGCTCGATGGCGGCCGCTGGCAGGGCCGCCAACTGGTACCGAAGGATTACATCGAGGCGATGGTGCGACCGCAGACGAGCACCTCCGACGGCAGCGACTACGGCTACCAGTGGTGGGGCCTGAAGCTGGACGTGCAGGGTTCACCGCGCACGGTGTGGGCGATGTCCGGCAATGGCGGCAACTACGTGTTCGTGCTGCCCGAGCAGCGCGTGGTGGCGGTGGTCACCAGCCAGGCGTTCAACCGCAACTTCGCCCATCCGCAGTCGCGGCGCATCCTCACCGAGTTTCTGCTGCCGGCGCTGCGCTGA
- a CDS encoding tetratricopeptide repeat protein, giving the protein MSTDHDTTPDGDLLDGASLDEHQILEARAYDAFHEGDLPQAVALFGELIAIAPEVPYLHYMRGLAHKYLRDWAASLQDNLRSEQLRGEFDVATAWNAGIAATGMADWAEARRQWIRCGITLPEGEGPIEGSFGVACMRLAPWSDAEVVYMSRIDPVRARIDNVPLPESGFRFGDIVLHDGASTGRRTYGEHEVPVFNAMQRLQRSDMATFTVFVQCDSADDIAALGAMDLPGIGMVEDWTATVRRLCRRCSYGTPHQHDDDAEAVEEGTWARERDLGIAAQGRAAVEKLLATWTAAAPGRVLEAIEQREHALSDPEPGQVWWLGEDEEEERVNPG; this is encoded by the coding sequence ATGAGCACCGATCACGACACCACTCCCGACGGCGACCTGCTGGACGGCGCATCCCTCGACGAACACCAGATACTGGAAGCGCGCGCCTACGACGCGTTCCACGAAGGCGACCTGCCGCAGGCGGTGGCGCTGTTCGGCGAACTGATCGCCATCGCTCCCGAGGTGCCCTACCTGCACTACATGCGCGGGCTGGCGCACAAGTACCTGCGCGACTGGGCGGCCTCGCTGCAGGACAACCTGCGATCGGAGCAGCTGCGCGGGGAATTCGATGTCGCCACCGCCTGGAATGCCGGGATCGCGGCCACCGGCATGGCGGACTGGGCCGAAGCACGACGCCAGTGGATCCGCTGTGGCATCACCCTGCCCGAGGGCGAAGGCCCGATCGAGGGCAGCTTCGGCGTGGCCTGCATGCGCCTGGCGCCGTGGTCCGATGCCGAGGTGGTGTACATGAGCCGCATTGATCCGGTGCGTGCACGCATCGACAACGTACCGCTACCCGAAAGCGGCTTCCGCTTCGGCGACATCGTGCTGCATGACGGTGCGTCGACCGGCCGACGTACGTACGGCGAACACGAGGTACCGGTGTTCAACGCAATGCAGCGCCTGCAGCGATCGGACATGGCGACCTTCACCGTGTTCGTGCAGTGCGATTCTGCCGATGACATCGCTGCCCTGGGGGCCATGGACCTGCCCGGCATCGGCATGGTCGAGGACTGGACCGCGACCGTGCGCCGGCTGTGCCGCCGCTGCAGCTATGGCACCCCGCATCAACATGACGACGATGCAGAGGCCGTCGAAGAAGGTACCTGGGCGCGCGAGCGCGATCTGGGCATTGCCGCGCAGGGCCGGGCTGCGGTGGAGAAGCTGCTGGCGACGTGGACCGCCGCGGCCCCGGGACGCGTGCTGGAGGCCATCGAACAGCGAGAGCATGCGCTGAGTGACCCCGAGCCGGGCCAGGTGTGGTGGCTGGGCGAGGACGAAGAGGAAGAGCGCGTCAACCCGGGTTGA
- the rbfA gene encoding 30S ribosome-binding factor RbfA, translated as MPKTFHRTDRVSAQLRRELGTLVHNAVREHGLPSVSVSDVEITRDMAHAKVFVTALMPERSAEAVAGLKELGYRLRMDLARAMKLRHVPELHFHYDDSVDRGEHIDNILRDLPDTLAAEKRRESDEE; from the coding sequence GTGCCCAAGACTTTCCATCGAACCGACCGTGTCTCCGCCCAGCTGCGCCGTGAACTCGGCACCCTGGTGCACAACGCCGTGCGCGAGCACGGGTTGCCCTCGGTGAGCGTGTCCGACGTGGAAATCACCCGCGACATGGCCCATGCCAAGGTGTTCGTCACCGCGCTGATGCCGGAGCGTTCGGCTGAAGCCGTAGCCGGCCTGAAGGAGCTGGGCTACCGCCTGCGCATGGACCTGGCCCGTGCGATGAAGCTGCGCCACGTGCCGGAGCTGCATTTCCACTACGACGACTCGGTCGACCGTGGTGAGCACATCGACAACATCCTGCGCGACCTGCCCGATACGCTGGCCGCGGAGAAGCGTCGCGAGAGCGACGAAGAATAA
- the truB gene encoding tRNA pseudouridine(55) synthase TruB produces the protein MTRIQFRRLDGILLLDKSTGISSNAALQVARRLFRAEKGGHTGSLDPLATGLLPLCFGEATKIAGLLLGSAKAYDAEIVLGQTTDTDDAEGQVLLQRPVPVISAEALQAALAPLSGSIRQRAPIYSALKQGGEPLYVKARRGDVIEAPEREVQVHAIEVLEQQPERLRLRVTCGSGTYIRSLARDLGEALGCGAHISALRRLWVEPFREPAMVTLDQLRAMVEAGDEAGMDALLLPLAAGLAEYPRVDLDAGQAHRFCVGQRQRDPSWPHGLVAVFGPDDAVQGLGQVDDSGLLAPQRRFNL, from the coding sequence ATGACCCGAATTCAGTTCCGCCGCCTGGATGGCATCCTGCTGCTCGACAAGTCGACCGGCATAAGCTCCAATGCCGCCCTGCAGGTGGCCCGCCGCCTGTTCCGCGCCGAGAAGGGTGGCCACACCGGCAGCCTCGACCCGCTGGCCACCGGCCTGCTGCCACTGTGCTTCGGCGAGGCGACCAAGATCGCCGGCCTGCTGCTCGGCTCGGCCAAGGCCTACGACGCCGAGATCGTGCTCGGCCAGACCACCGATACCGATGACGCCGAAGGCCAGGTGCTGCTGCAGCGCCCGGTGCCGGTGATCAGTGCCGAAGCGCTGCAGGCCGCACTGGCGCCGCTGAGCGGCAGCATCCGCCAGCGTGCCCCGATCTATTCGGCGTTGAAGCAGGGCGGTGAGCCGCTGTATGTGAAGGCCCGCCGTGGGGATGTCATCGAAGCGCCAGAGCGCGAGGTCCAGGTGCATGCCATCGAGGTGCTGGAGCAGCAGCCGGAACGGCTGCGCCTGCGCGTGACCTGCGGCTCGGGCACCTATATCCGCAGCCTGGCCCGCGATCTGGGCGAGGCGCTGGGTTGTGGCGCCCACATCAGCGCGCTGCGCCGGCTCTGGGTAGAACCGTTCCGCGAACCGGCCATGGTCACCCTGGACCAGCTGCGGGCGATGGTCGAGGCCGGCGACGAGGCGGGCATGGACGCGCTGCTGCTGCCTCTGGCGGCGGGGCTGGCGGAATACCCGCGGGTCGACCTCGATGCCGGACAGGCCCACCGCTTCTGCGTCGGCCAGCGCCAGCGCGACCCGTCCTGGCCGCATGGCCTGGTCGCCGTGTTCGGTCCGGACGATGCTGTCCAGGGGCTCGGGCAGGTCGACGACAGCGGGCTGCTGGCCCCGCAGCGCCGCTTCAACCTCTGA
- the pnp gene encoding polyribonucleotide nucleotidyltransferase — protein sequence MAKITKTFQYGKHTVTLETGEVARQASGAVIVKMDDTVLLVTAVAAKSAREGQDFFPLTVDYQEKFYAGGRIPGGFFKREGRATEKETLISRLIDRPIRPLFPEDYKNEVQIIATVMSLNPDVDGDIPALIGASAALALAGTPFMGPIGAAKVGYKNGEYILNPTVSELADSQLELVVAGTSNAVLMVESEAALLSEEVMLGAVTFGHREMQKVINAINELTVEAGTKPSTWEAPAKNDALISALKEAIGPRLGEAFQVRDKLQRRDAISAIKKDVFEALAGRVAAEGWNPAELSKEFGELEYRTMRDSVLDTKVRIDGRALDTVRPIAVKTGVLPRTHGSSLFTRGETQAIVTITLGTARDGQVIDAVAGEYKENFLFHYNFPPFSVGECGRMMGPKRREIGHGRLAKRGVLAVMPSLEAFPYTIRVVSEITESNGSSSMASVCGSSLALMDAGVPVKAPVAGIAMGLVKEGERFVVLSDILGDEDHLGDMDFKVAGTAEGISALQMDIKIEGITEEIMKQALQQAKAGRLHILGEMAHGLTAPREELSDYAPRLLTIKIHPDKIREVIGKGGSTIQAITKETGTQIDIQDDGTIVIASVNAIAAQAAKARIEQITSDVEPGRIYEGKVAKIMDFGAFVTILPGKDGLVHVSQISSDRVEKVGDVLKEGDVVKVKVLEVDKQGRIRLSMKAVEEGDAVSAE from the coding sequence GTGGCAAAAATCACCAAAACCTTCCAGTACGGCAAGCACACCGTCACGCTCGAGACCGGCGAAGTCGCCCGTCAGGCCAGCGGTGCCGTCATCGTCAAGATGGACGACACCGTACTGCTGGTCACCGCCGTCGCCGCCAAGAGCGCGCGCGAAGGCCAGGACTTCTTCCCGCTGACCGTCGATTATCAGGAAAAGTTCTACGCCGGCGGCCGTATCCCGGGTGGTTTCTTCAAGCGTGAAGGCCGTGCGACCGAGAAGGAAACCCTGATCTCGCGTCTGATCGACCGTCCGATCCGCCCGCTGTTCCCGGAAGACTACAAGAACGAAGTGCAGATCATCGCCACGGTCATGTCGCTGAACCCGGACGTGGACGGCGACATCCCGGCCCTGATCGGCGCCTCGGCTGCCCTGGCCCTGGCCGGCACCCCGTTCATGGGTCCGATCGGCGCTGCCAAGGTCGGTTACAAGAACGGCGAGTACATCCTGAACCCGACCGTCAGCGAACTGGCTGACTCGCAGCTGGAACTGGTCGTTGCCGGTACCTCCAACGCCGTGCTGATGGTTGAATCCGAAGCCGCGCTGCTGTCCGAAGAAGTGATGCTGGGCGCCGTGACCTTCGGTCACCGCGAAATGCAGAAGGTCATCAACGCGATCAACGAGCTGACCGTCGAAGCCGGCACCAAGCCGTCGACCTGGGAAGCCCCGGCCAAGAACGACGCGCTGATTTCCGCCCTGAAGGAAGCCATCGGCCCGCGCCTGGGCGAAGCCTTCCAGGTGCGCGACAAGCTGCAGCGCCGCGACGCCATCTCGGCGATCAAGAAGGACGTGTTCGAAGCCCTGGCTGGCCGCGTGGCTGCCGAGGGCTGGAACCCGGCCGAGCTGTCGAAGGAATTCGGCGAGCTGGAATACCGCACCATGCGTGACTCGGTGCTGGACACCAAGGTCCGCATCGACGGTCGTGCGCTGGACACCGTCCGCCCGATCGCCGTGAAGACCGGCGTGCTGCCGCGTACCCACGGTTCCTCGCTGTTCACCCGCGGCGAAACCCAGGCCATCGTGACCATCACCCTGGGCACCGCCCGTGACGGCCAGGTCATCGACGCCGTTGCCGGTGAGTACAAGGAAAACTTCCTGTTCCACTACAACTTCCCTCCGTTCTCGGTGGGCGAGTGCGGCCGCATGATGGGCCCGAAGCGCCGCGAAATCGGCCACGGTCGCCTGGCCAAGCGCGGCGTGCTGGCTGTCATGCCGTCGCTGGAAGCCTTCCCGTACACCATCCGCGTCGTCTCGGAAATCACCGAGTCGAACGGTTCCTCGTCGATGGCCTCGGTCTGCGGCTCGTCGCTGGCCCTGATGGACGCGGGCGTGCCGGTGAAGGCGCCGGTTGCCGGTATCGCCATGGGCCTGGTCAAGGAAGGCGAGCGCTTCGTCGTCCTGTCCGACATCCTGGGTGACGAAGATCACCTGGGCGACATGGACTTCAAGGTGGCCGGTACCGCTGAGGGCATTTCCGCCCTGCAGATGGACATCAAGATCGAAGGCATCACCGAAGAGATCATGAAGCAGGCCCTGCAGCAGGCCAAGGCTGGCCGTCTGCACATCCTGGGCGAAATGGCCCACGGCCTGACCGCTCCGCGCGAAGAGCTGTCGGACTACGCGCCGCGCCTGCTGACCATCAAGATCCACCCGGACAAGATCCGCGAAGTGATCGGCAAGGGAGGTTCGACCATCCAGGCCATCACCAAGGAAACCGGCACCCAGATCGACATCCAGGACGACGGCACCATCGTCATCGCGTCGGTCAATGCCATCGCTGCCCAGGCCGCCAAGGCCCGCATCGAGCAGATCACCTCGGACGTCGAGCCGGGCCGCATCTACGAAGGCAAGGTCGCCAAGATCATGGACTTCGGTGCGTTCGTCACGATCCTGCCGGGCAAGGACGGCCTGGTCCACGTGTCGCAGATCTCCAGCGATCGCGTCGAGAAGGTCGGCGACGTGCTGAAGGAAGGCGATGTGGTCAAGGTCAAGGTGCTGGAAGTCGACAAGCAGGGCCGTATCCGCCTGTCGATGAAGGCCGTGGAAGAAGGCGACGCCGTCAGCGCCGAGTAA
- the infB gene encoding translation initiation factor IF-2, producing the protein MSQQTTIRKLAELVNTPVEKLLEQLAGAGMKFSGPDQVVTSSEKVKLLGFLRRSHGKPEQAPEETDQSAKKITLNRRKQQEVTVNSGRSKTTVNVEVRQKRTYVKDGARAMTPDEERADILRKLEESRARNLAEQQALAEKDRLRDEAIVRAREEEVAAKERAEAEKKAAEEAAAAAKAAEALAASKPKRAPIDETAPRPPRAPAAAPAAPRSAPPPPRNDDRNNRSAPRNERGPGDRFAGQMHLSAADRARRGNSNNSNTRGRPGGRNQAGGRRDMSRGGNNAGPHAFERPTAPVVREVAIGDTITVADLAQKLALKGGEVVKALFKMGVMATITQSIDHDTAALVTEELGHKAIRANDNDAEDALLASTGENQGEATQRPPVVTIMGHVDHGKTSLLDYIRRTKVATGEAGGITQHIGAYHVDTPKGVISFLDTPGHAAFTSMRARGAKLTDIVVLVVAADDGVMPQTKEAIQHARSAGVPLIVAINKIDKSDADPMRVKNELLSEQVVAEDFGGDTQMVEISAKTGLGIDDLLDAISIQAELLELKAVDEGRASGVVIESSLDKGRGPVATVLVQQGRLKKGDYLVCGIQYGRVRALFDETGKQPEFAGPSIPVQVLGLSGVPEAGDDFVVVEDERLAKDVAQQRETKRRESRLVATAGSRMEDIMATLGKGEGQQVLNLVIKADVQGSVQALSQALVALSNEDIRINVIHSGVGGITESDANSAAASKATVIGFNVRADASARRIIESNGVDLRYFSIIYDVIDQVKQVASGLLGVEIREEIIGIAEVRDVFRSSKLGAVAGSMVIEGVVKRNKPIRVLRDSVVIFEGELESLRRFKENVEEVRNGTECGIAVKAYNDVKPGDQIECFERIEVPRTL; encoded by the coding sequence ATGTCGCAGCAAACCACCATCCGCAAGCTTGCCGAACTGGTCAACACGCCGGTCGAAAAACTGCTGGAACAGCTGGCCGGTGCCGGCATGAAGTTCAGCGGTCCCGACCAGGTCGTGACCAGCTCCGAGAAGGTAAAGCTCCTGGGCTTCCTTCGTCGTTCGCACGGCAAGCCCGAGCAGGCCCCGGAAGAGACCGATCAGTCTGCAAAGAAGATCACGCTCAACCGCCGGAAGCAGCAGGAAGTGACGGTCAATTCCGGTCGCAGCAAGACGACCGTGAATGTCGAGGTGCGCCAGAAGCGTACCTACGTCAAGGATGGTGCTCGCGCCATGACGCCGGACGAAGAGCGCGCCGACATCCTGCGCAAGCTGGAAGAGTCGCGTGCCCGCAACCTTGCCGAACAGCAGGCCCTGGCCGAGAAGGATCGTCTGCGCGACGAAGCCATCGTCCGTGCCCGTGAAGAAGAGGTTGCGGCCAAGGAACGCGCAGAGGCCGAGAAGAAGGCCGCCGAGGAAGCTGCGGCTGCCGCCAAGGCTGCCGAGGCGCTGGCTGCCAGCAAGCCCAAGCGCGCTCCGATCGATGAAACCGCGCCGCGCCCGCCGCGTGCTCCGGCCGCCGCTCCGGCTGCGCCGCGCAGTGCACCGCCGCCGCCGCGCAACGACGACCGCAACAACCGCAGCGCACCGCGCAACGAGCGTGGCCCGGGCGACCGTTTCGCCGGCCAGATGCACCTGTCGGCTGCCGATCGCGCGCGTCGTGGCAACAGCAACAACAGCAACACCCGTGGTCGTCCGGGCGGGCGTAACCAAGCCGGTGGCCGTCGCGACATGTCGCGCGGTGGCAACAATGCCGGTCCGCACGCCTTCGAGCGGCCGACCGCGCCGGTGGTGCGTGAAGTGGCGATCGGCGACACGATCACCGTGGCCGACCTGGCGCAGAAGCTCGCGCTGAAGGGTGGCGAGGTGGTCAAGGCGCTGTTCAAGATGGGCGTGATGGCCACCATCACCCAGTCCATCGACCATGACACCGCCGCGCTGGTGACCGAAGAACTCGGCCACAAGGCGATCCGTGCCAACGACAACGACGCCGAAGACGCACTGCTGGCCTCGACCGGTGAAAACCAGGGCGAAGCCACCCAGCGCCCGCCGGTGGTCACCATCATGGGCCACGTCGACCACGGCAAGACCTCGCTGCTGGATTACATCCGCCGCACCAAGGTCGCCACCGGCGAAGCCGGCGGCATCACCCAGCACATCGGTGCCTACCACGTGGATACGCCGAAGGGCGTGATCAGCTTCCTGGATACCCCGGGCCATGCTGCCTTCACCTCGATGCGTGCCCGCGGTGCCAAGCTGACCGATATCGTGGTGCTGGTCGTGGCCGCCGATGACGGCGTCATGCCGCAGACCAAGGAAGCGATCCAGCACGCCCGTTCGGCGGGTGTGCCGCTGATCGTGGCGATCAACAAGATCGACAAGTCCGACGCCGACCCGATGCGGGTCAAGAACGAACTGCTGTCCGAGCAGGTCGTGGCCGAAGATTTCGGTGGTGATACCCAGATGGTGGAGATCTCGGCCAAGACCGGCCTGGGCATCGACGACCTGCTGGACGCCATCTCGATCCAGGCCGAACTGCTGGAACTGAAGGCCGTCGACGAAGGCCGCGCCTCGGGCGTGGTGATCGAATCGTCGCTGGACAAGGGCCGCGGCCCGGTCGCCACCGTGCTGGTGCAGCAGGGCCGCCTGAAGAAGGGCGACTACCTGGTGTGCGGCATCCAGTACGGCCGCGTGCGTGCGCTGTTCGACGAAACCGGCAAGCAGCCGGAGTTCGCCGGCCCGTCCATCCCGGTGCAGGTCCTGGGCCTGTCCGGCGTGCCGGAAGCCGGTGACGACTTCGTGGTCGTCGAGGACGAGCGCCTGGCCAAGGACGTTGCCCAGCAGCGTGAGACCAAGCGCCGTGAATCGCGCCTGGTCGCCACCGCCGGCAGCCGCATGGAAGACATCATGGCGACCCTGGGCAAGGGCGAGGGCCAGCAGGTCCTCAACCTGGTCATCAAGGCCGACGTGCAGGGTTCGGTGCAGGCCCTCAGCCAGGCACTGGTCGCGCTGTCCAACGAAGACATCCGCATCAACGTTATCCACTCCGGCGTGGGCGGCATCACTGAATCGGACGCCAACTCGGCGGCCGCTTCGAAGGCCACCGTCATCGGCTTCAACGTGCGTGCGGATGCTTCGGCCCGTCGCATCATCGAATCCAATGGCGTGGACCTGCGTTACTTCTCGATCATCTATGACGTGATCGATCAGGTGAAGCAGGTGGCTTCCGGTCTGCTGGGCGTGGAGATCCGTGAAGAGATCATCGGTATCGCCGAGGTCCGCGACGTCTTCCGCAGTTCCAAGCTGGGCGCCGTCGCCGGTTCGATGGTCATCGAGGGCGTGGTCAAGCGCAACAAGCCGATCCGCGTACTGCGCGACAGCGTGGTGATCTTCGAAGGCGAGCTGGAATCGCTGCGCCGCTTCAAGGAAAACGTCGAGGAAGTCCGCAACGGTACCGAATGCGGTATCGCGGTGAAGGCCTACAACGACGTCAAGCCGGGTGACCAGATCGAGTGCTTCGAGCGTATCGAAGTGCCGCGCACCCTGTAA